One part of the Glycine soja cultivar W05 chromosome 11, ASM419377v2, whole genome shotgun sequence genome encodes these proteins:
- the LOC114374903 gene encoding photosynthetic NDH subunit of lumenal location 3, chloroplastic-like codes for MAPLTNLHGAVSKTLIPITCHLPNAHKSITKRGQVIGFLGSKTHQKDASECAVQATRRAAALGLATVVLTWKFNDKISLAKDNGFWYEDHPLPGPTVTNNIANAKTGTRSFLKRGIYIANIGVKGSVFRIKKYAFDLLAMADLIAEDTLNYVRKYLRLKSTFMYYDFDKIIPAIPVDDKQQLTDMANKLFDNFERLEEASRKKSLPETKSCYQETEVMLKEVMDRMDIMYKTI; via the exons ATGGCTCCTCTCACAAACTTGCATGGAGCAGTCTCCAAGACCTTAATTCCGATCACATGTCACCTTCCAAATGCACACAAAAGCATAACAAAGAGAGGACAAGTGATTGGATTTCTTGGaagcaaaacacaccaaaaggaTGCATCAGAGTGTGCAGTTCAGGCCACAAGAAGAGCAGCAGCATTAGGCCTTGCCACTGTAGTGCTTACTTGGAAATTCAATGACAAGATTTCATTGGCTAAAGATAATGGTTTCTGGTATGAAGATCACCCTCTTCCTGGACCAACTGTCACTAACA ATATTGCAAATGCGAAAACGGGGACACGTTCTTTTCTTAAGAGGGGGATTTACATAGCAAACATTGGAGTGAAAGGAAGTGTGTTTAGGATAAAGAAATATGCCTTTGATCTTCTGGCAATGGCGGATTTGATAGCAGAAGACACACTCAACTATGTGAGGAAGTACCTAAGGCTCAAGTCCACCTTCATGTACTATGATTTTGACAAGATTATCCCTGCCATTCCAGTGGATGATAAGCAGCAACTAACTGATATGGCTAACAAATTGTTTGATAATTTTGAAAGG CTTGAAGAAGCTTCAAGGAAGAAAAGTCTACCTGAAACAAAATCATGCTATCAGGAAACTGAAGTTATGCTTAAAGAGGTCATGGACCGGATGGATATAATGTACAAAACAATTTGA
- the LOC114374586 gene encoding thioredoxin-like protein CXXS1 produces the protein MEEKEELKKSKVIKIDSQKSWEHHISYATNQKYPIVVHFSAFWCVPSLVMNPFFQELASTYEDVLFLTLDVDEVKEIASKMEIKAMPTFLLLSGGTPVDKIVGANPDEIRKRIDHFVHSTRS, from the exons atggaGGAGAAAGAAGAGCTCAAAAAGTCTAAGGTTATTAAAATAGACTCTCAAAAATCATGGGAACACCACATCTCTTATGCTACCAATCAAAAGTACCCT ATTGTAGTTCATTTCTCTGCTTTCTGGTGTGTCCCTTCTTTAGTTATGAATCCTTTCTTTCAAGAATTGGCCTCCACTTATGAAGATGTTTTGTTTCTGACGTTGGATGTGGATGAGGTTAAG GAAATTGCCTCCAAGATGGAAATCAAAGCCATGCCCACCTTTCTGTTGCTGAGTGGAGGGACTCCTGTGGACAAAATTGTGGGTGCAAATCCTGATGAAATTAGGAAAAGGATTGACCATTTTGTTCACTCAACTCGTTCCTAG
- the LOC114377634 gene encoding transcription factor ILR3-like codes for MVSPENSNWLFDYPLIDDDVIPVGDSSFAVSASTFSWPPPPANVSVEIDTSLGDSDGLKNPALKKRTKSDSSTASSSKACREKLRRDRLNDKFVELGSILEPGRPPKTDKASILIDAARMVTQLRDEALKLKDSNTSLQEKIKELKAEKNELRDEKQRLKAEKEKLEVQVKSMNAQPAFLPPPPAIPAAFAPQGQAPGNKLVPFISYPGVAMWQFMPPAAVDTSQDHVLRPPVA; via the exons ATGGTTTCCCCGGAAAACAGCAATTGGCTGTTCGATTACCCGTTGATCGACGACGACGTTATTCCCGTCGGCGACTCCTCCTTCGCCGTCTCCGCTTCCACCTTCTCCTGGCCCCCACCTCCCGCCAATGTCAG TGTCGAAATTGATACTTCGCTTGGGGATTCTGATGGCCTAAAAAATCCTGCTTTGAAGAAAAG GACTAAATCTGATTCAAGTACTGCTTCTAGCTCCAAAGCGTGTCGGGAGAAGTTGAGGAGGGATAGGCTTAATGACAA GTTTGTTGAATTGGGCTCCATCTTGGAGCCCGGAAGGCCTCCCAAAACAGACAAGGCTTCCATTCTGATTGATGCTGCCCGAATGGTGACACAGCTGCGGGATGAAGCCCTGAAGTTGAAAGACTCAAATACGAGTCTTCAAGAGAAGATTAAAGAGTTAAAG GCTGAGAAGAATGAACTTCGTGATGAGAAACAGAGGCTTaaggcagagaaagagaagtTGGAGGTGCAGGTAAAATCAATGAATGCTCAACCTGCTTTCTTGCCACCCCCTCCTGCAATCCCTGCTGCATTTGCTCCACAAGGCCAAGCCCCTGGCAACAAGTTGGTGCCTTTCATCAGCTATCCGGGAGTTGCCATGTGGCAATTTATGCCTCCGGCCGCCGTGGATACCTCACAGGATCATGTACTCCGTCCACCGGTTGCCTAA
- the LOC114377632 gene encoding uncharacterized protein LOC114377632 → MASSYLHTTHFQSIQICKPSSCLPPHSNTQTTSIPFPTTHYLYKHCNSSHIPLSSIVPLKATSTSIHSSLSSPKPPITKEDAILQAKTSLSATLEKPLNNPKLIGKFKKLRQPKFRVEIPVIDDSPDSLSQLALDFFGDMPIKRKGSPIKILMLWPDASLKESATIAFQSHSTFEHIDIPSVAKTDPRILNSADVAIFLAPESSQLAPIRRVSDAFYPKPVVLFNPKWAFEEESNLGDLSGFVDSFEVVYSFIGLEVRGILSKRKGVIFKCVRDGVVSGERWNVFVEEGQELKVVSSFKVRPTIVEVENVLYNLMAINSPITKSAKFIQGLVSNVTGRK, encoded by the coding sequence ATGGCATCTTCCTATCTCCACACAACTCATTTCCAATCTATCCAAATTTGCAAGCCATCATCATGTCTGCCTCCACACTCCAATACTCAGACCACATCAATTCCATTTCCTACTACTCATTATCTATACAAACACTGCAACAGCTCCCACATCCCCCTTAGTTCCATTGTTCCCCTCAAAGCAACATCCACTTCCATCCATTCCTCACTTTCTTCCCCTAAGCCACCTATCACAAAGGAGGATGCCATACTTCAGGCCAAAACATCCCTTTCAGCAACCTTAGAGAAACCTCTAAACAATCCCAAACTGATAGGCAAGTTCAAGAAACTAAGACAACCCAAGTTCAGGGTTGAAATTCCAGTCATTGATGACTCACCAGATTCACTGTCCCAACTTGCTCTTGATTTTTTTGGGGACATGCCCATCAAAAGAAAAGGTTCTCCCATCAAGATCTTAATGTTGTGGCCTGATGCTAGCTTGAAAGAATCTGCCACTATTGCCTTTCAGTCTCACTCAACTTTTGAACACATTGACATTCCCTCAGTGGCCAAAACAGACCCCAGAATCTTGAATTCTGCAGATGTGGCAATATTTTTGGCGCCTGAGAGTTCCCAATTGGCACCCATAAGAAGAGTGAGTGATGCCTTTTATCCAAAGCCAGTGGTTTTGTTTAATCCAAAATGGGCATTTGAGGAAGAGAGCAACCTTGGTGATCTGAGTGGCTTTGTGGATTCTTTTGAAGTGGTTTATTCTTTTATAGGGTTGGAGGTGAGAGGGATCTTGAGCAAAAGAAAAGGGGTGATTTTTAAGTGTGTCAGAGATGGGGTTGTGAGTGGAGAGAGATGGAATGTTTTTGTAGAAGAAGGACAAGAATTGAAGGTGGTTTCATCATTCAAGGTCAGGCCAACTATAGTTGAAGTTGAGAATGTATTGTACAATCTGATGGCTATCAATTCTCCCATAACCAAGTCTGCAAAGTTCATCCAGGGATTGGTATCCAATGTGACAGGGAGAAAGTAA
- the LOC114377631 gene encoding probable galacturonosyltransferase 12, whose protein sequence is MQLHISPSLRHVTVFPSKGFKEFIKVKVASKRVSYRMLFYSLLVFTFLLRFVFVLTAVDGIDGENKCTTIGCLGKKLGPRILGRRPESSVPEVIYQTLDENLGKNELQGRSDIPQTLEEFMTDMKKGGYDAKTFAVKLREMVTLMEQRTRMAKIQEYLYRHVASSSIPKQLHCLSLSLANEHTNNAAARLQLPSAELVPALVDNSYFHFVLASDNVLAASVVATSLVHNFLRPQKVVLHIITDRKTYYPMQAWFSLHSLSPAIIEVKALHHFDWFTKGKVPVLEAMEKDQKVRSQFRGGSSAIVANTTEKPKVIAAKLQALSPKYNSVMNHIRIHLPELFPSLNKLVFLDDDIVVQTDLSPLWDIEMNGKVNGAVETCSGEDRFVMSKRLKSYLNFSHPLISENFHPNECAWAYGMNIFDLEAWRKTNISNVYHYWVEQNIKSDLSLWQLGTLPPGLIAFHGHVHVIDPFWHMLGLGYQENTSFGDAESAGVVHFNGRAKPWLEIAFPQLRKLWTKYVDFSDKFIKSCHIRAS, encoded by the exons ATGCAGCTGCACATATCTCCAAGTTTGAGGCATGTTACTGTGTTTCCAAGTAAAGGGTTCAAGGAGTTTATCAAAGTGAAGGTTGCATCGAAGCGTGTCTCGTATCGGATGCTCTTCTACTCACTCTTGGTCTTCACTTTTCTTCTCCGGTTTGTGTTTGTCTTAACAGCAGTGGATGGCATTGATGGAGAAAACAAATGTACTACCATAG GTTGCCTAGGAAAAAAACTAGGACCTAGGATTTTGGGAAGACGGCCTGAGTCATCT GTCCCAGAAGTGATATACCAAACATTAGATGAAAATCTTGGCAAAAATGAACTTCAAGGAAGATCTGATATTCCACAGACCTTAGAAGAGTTCATGACTGACATGAAGAAAGGTGGATATGATGCCAAGACATTTGCAGTTAAACTTCGAGAAATG GTAACCCTTATGGAGCAAAGGACCAGGATGGCCAAAATCCAAGAATATCTATATCGACATGTAGCATCAAGCAGCATACCAAAACAACTTCACTGCCTTTCCTTGAGTTTGGCCAATGAACACACCAACAACGCAGCAGCACGCCTTCAGCTCCCCTCTGCTGAACTAGTCCCTGCCCTGGTTGACAATTCCTACTTCCACTTTGTCCTTGCCTCAGACAATGTGCTGGCTGCATCTGTGGTTGCAACATCGCTTGTTCACAACTTTTTGAGACCTCAGAAGGTTGTTCTGCACATAATTACAGATAGGAAGACTTATTATCCCATGCAGGCTTGgttctcattgcattctttgtCACCTGCTATAATTGAGGTCAAGGCATTGCACCATTTTGATTGGTTTACAAAGGGAAAGGTACCTGTTTTGGAAGCTATGGAGAAAGATCAAAAGGTGAGGTCACAATTTAGAGGGGGGTCATCAGCTATAGTTGCAAATACCACTGAGAAGCCAAAAGTTATTGCAGCAAAACTGCAAGCACTTAGTCCCAAGTATAATTCAGTGATGAACCACATCCGGATACATCTCCCAGAG TTGTTCCCAAGTCTTAACAAGTTGGTCTTCCTCGATGATGACATTGTGGTACAAACTGATCTTTCACCTCTGTGGGACATTGAAATGAATGGAAAAGTAAATGGCGCTGTAGAAACATGCAGTGGAGAAGATAGGTTTGTGATGTCAAAGAGGTTAAAGAGCTATTTGAACTTCTCCCACCCTCTAATATCTGAAAATTTTCATCCCAACGAATGTGCCTGGGCCTATGGCATGAACATTTTTGATTTGGAGGCTTGGAGGAAGACCAATATAAGCAATGTTTACCATTACTGGGTTGAACAG AATATCAAATCAGACCTAAGTTTGTGGCAGCTAGGGACATTACCTCCTGGATTGATAGCATTTCATGGTCATGTCCACGTTATTGATCCTTTCTGGCATATGCTGGGATTGGGATATCAGGAAAATACAAGTTTTGGTGATGCTGAGAGTGCTGGTGTCGTCCATTTCAATGGCAGGGCAAAGCCATGGCTAGAAATAGCTTTTCCACAACTAAGGAAATTGTGGACAAAGTATGTTGACTTCTCAGATAAGTTCATCAAGAGTTGTCACATTAGGGCATCATAG
- the LOC114376103 gene encoding autophagy-related protein 18f-like gives MIDGEFEESLIIIVLWISAILVCLVMGMRNDAQKQQLLHQGNGGGRTNGFIPSSFRALSSYLRVVSSGASTVARSAASVASSIVERDDDPDHDQVIWAGFDKLEGEGEVIQQVLLLGYRSGFQVWHVDESNNVRDLISRHDGPVSFMQMVPNPIASKRSQDKYANSRHLLVVCTDGFFAGGNNVQGGSTIPYNGSTSNSHDQINGNYLPTTVRFYSMKSQSYVHVLKFRSVIYSVRCSSRVVAVSQSTQIHCFDATTLEREYTLLTNPIVMSCPGSGGIGYGPLAVGPRWLAYSGSPIAISNSGHVCPQQLTPSARFPGFSSNGRLIAHYAKESSKHLASGIVTLGDMGYKKLSRYCSDSNGSLQSVNSGSKGNGTVNGHSTDADNIGMVIVKDIVSKDVIAQFLAHKSPISALCFDPSGTILVTASIQGHNINVFKIMPASGTLSASVVGRSYVHLYRLQRGFTNAVIQDISFSDDSKWIMISSSRGTSHLFAINPQGGHVNIQPFDDSFTAKNSGLGTTTNHAVCQSHSSAMQMPKQQSLFATGPPITLSVVSRIRNGANGWRGTVSGAAAAATGRKNALSGAIASSFCNYKGNEGNFSKAKYQLLVFSPTGSMVQYALRTITGQDSAVVSGLSPAYESIPQADTRLVVEAIHKWNICHIRREREDNVDIYGENGISDVNKIYPEEVREKIDTISPKIKNGVMKVNPCLEEEHHLYISEAELQMHQAQTPLWAKPEIYFHSMLQESTIMDEEAAASGGEFEIERIPTCMIEARSKDLVPIFDYIQTPKVQQKRIPAMDGKTNEQLLHYSSSQVAGNGRISPRTILESPECVTNAGDAVSEFRSGIEGTEWDNHVVPSETVNFVNNNDTFRQNTQHEIVNNRMEHLNTGAHLMYVNSDGKPENEESF, from the exons ATGATTGATGGTGAATTCGAGGAATCATTGATCATTATTGTGTTGTGGATAAGTGCTATTTTGGTGTGTTTGGTGATGGGGATGAGGAATGATGCACAGAAGCAACAGCTTCTTCATCAGGGTAATGGTGGTGGCAGAACCAATGGTTTCATTCCAAGTTCTTTCCGTGCTCTCTCTAGCTACCTCAGAGTTGTTTCCTCTGGTGCTTCTACTGTTGCACGTTCTGCTGCATCGGTTGCATCATCGATTGTGGAGAGGGATGATGACCCTGACCATGATCAG gtTATCTGGGCTGGGTTTGACAAGTTAGAGGGTGAGGGTGAAGTTATTCAGCAAGTACTTCTTCTAGGCTATCGATCTGGATTCCAGGTTTGGCATGTCGATGAATCAAATAATGTCCGAGACCTGATTTCCCGACATGATGGTCCTGTTTCTTTTATGCAAATGGTCCCTAATCCAATTGCATCAAAGAGATCACAAGACAAGTATGCAAACAGCCGCCATCTGTTGGTAGTTTGTACTGATGGGTTCTTTGCTGGAGGTAACAATGTTCAGGGTGGGTCAACCATCCCTTACAATGGGAGCACTTCAAACTCCCATGACCAAATAAATGGAAACTATCTGCCAACTACCGTTCGGTTTTATTCTATGAAATCCCAATCATATGTTCATGTACTGAAGTTTAGATCAGTTATTTATTCTGTGAGGTGCAGTTCTCGAGTCGTGGCAGTTTCTCAATCCACTCAG ATACACTGTTTTGATGCTACAACATTAGAAAGGGAATATACTTTACTTACCAATCCTATAGTAATGAGTTGCCCTGGTTCTGGAGGCATAGGATATGGACCACTTGCGGTGGGACCAAGATGGCTTGCATATAGTGGAAGTCCAATTGCAATCTCCAACTCAGGACATGTGTGTCCACAACAGTTGACACCTTCCGCAAGGTTTCCTGGTTTTTCTTCTAATGGGAGATTGATTGCACATTATGCGAAAGAGTCCAGCAAGCATCTTGCTTCTGGGATTGTGACCCTTGGAGACATGGGGTATAAGAAACTTTCCAGATATTGCTCTGATAGCAATGGTTCATTACAATCTGTAAATTCTGGCTCTAAGGGCAATGGAACCGTTAATGGCCATTCAACAGATGCAGATAACATTGGAATG gTTATTGTTAAAGATATTGTCTCGAAAGATGTTATTGCCCAATTCCTTGCCCACAAGAGTCCTATTTCAGCATTGTGCTTTGATCCTAGTGGCACCATTTTAGTGACAGCTTCCATTCAGGGtcataatataaatgttttcaAGATAATGCCTGCAAGTGGGACTTTGTCAGCTTCTGTTGTTGGTCGTTCTTATGTTCATTTGTACAGGTTGCAACGTGGCTTTACAAATGCG GTTATACAAGATATCAGTTTCAGTGATGACAGCAAGTGGATTATGATTAGTTCTTCAAGGGGAACTAGCCATCTATTTGCCATAAATCCTCAAGGAGGACATGTAAATATTCAGCCCTTTGATGATAGTTTTACAGCAAAAAATAGTGGATTAGGCACTACAACTAATCATGCAGTTTGTCAGTCTCATAGTTCGGCCATGCAAATGCCTAAACAGCAGAGCCTGTTTGCTACTGGCCCTCCGATCACACTTTCTGTTGTAAGCAGAATTAGGAATGGAGCTAATGGCTGGAGAGGCACCGTAAGTGGTGCTGCTGCAGCTGCAACTGGTAGGAAAAATGCCCTTTCTGGGGCTATTGCTTCATCTTTCTGTAACTATAAAGGCAATGAAGGCAACTTTTCCAAGGCAAAGTATCAACTGTTGGTCTTTTCACCCACTGGTTCCATGGTACAATATGCTCTGAGGACAATAACTGGTCAAGATTCAGCTGTTGTTTCTGGATTGTCCCCTGCTTATGAATCCATTCCACAGGCTGATACAAGATTAGTTGTTGAGGCTATCCATAAATGGAATATATGTCATATTCGGAGAGAGCGAGAAGATAATGTAGACATATATGGTGAGAATGGAATTTCAGacgttaataaaatatatccaGAGGAAGTGAGGGAGAAGATAGACACCATTAGCCCAAAAATCAAGAATGGAGTCATGAAAGTGAATCCCTGTCTTGAGGAGGAGCATCATTTGTATATTTCAGAAGCTGAACTGCAAATGCATCAAGCTCAGACTCCGTTGTGGGCAAAGCCAGAG atatattttcattcaatGTTGCAAGAATCTACCATAATGGATGAAGAAGCAGCTGCTTCAGGAGGTGAATTTGAGATTGAAAGGATTCCAACTTGCATGATCGAAGCTAGATCAAAGGACTTGGTTCCAATTTTCGACTATATTCAGACTCCAAAAGTACAACAAAAAAG GATTCCTGCTATGGATGGCAAGACAAATGAACAACTGTTACATTACAGTTCTAGTCAGGTGGCCGGAAATGGCAGGATTTCACCCAGGACTATTTTGGAATCCCCTGAGTGTGTGACTAATGCTGGTGATGCTGTTTCTGAATTTAGAAGTGGGATTGAAGGAACTGAGTGGGATAATCATGTGGTGCCATCCGAAACCGTGAACTTTGTAAATAACAATGACACCTTTAGACAAAATACTCAGCATGAGATTGTAAATAATAGAATGGAGCACTTAAACACCGGGGCTCATCTCATGTATGTAAATAGTGACGGAAAGCCTGAAAATGAAGAATCATTTTGA